The segment AATTGTTGAACGTGGACAATAAGAGCGTCGCTCAATATGACTTCGACGTCGATCCATTTCCCGATTGGTTCAATATAGGCCAATGGAATTGGGTCACCGAGGGAACGACCTGCATGGAATTCGATGACCTTGGCGTGCTCGATGAAGAGGTCTGTGCCCAGAACTGGATAAGGAACAACACGATCGAAGATACGGCGCGAGAGTACTGGGGTGCCTGTGCCATCTCGGGTTACATCACCGATCGTCTGGTGATTGAGCACAATCGCATCCATGACACCAAGTACAGTGGTATTACTCTGGGATGGGGCCATGGCAACCACCCCGATTCGACCACCTGTAAAAATAATGTCGTACGCTTCAACGATATCTCGGACTTTAACCAGCAGTGTTATGATGGCGGTGCGATCTACACGACGGGGCAAATGCCCAAATCCCTCATCGAGTACAACTACCTGCATGACTCGGTCTATAATCATCCTCTCCGAGGCATTCAAAACGACAACGGCTCGGGCGAGATTGAGATTCGCCATAATGTGGTGGAGAATGTCAAGTATCCCGACGGTAGAGATCAGCGTTGGCTACAGTATACCCAACGCCTCTGTTACGATTTGTGGGCGCACGACAACTATACCAATTCCACGGACCAACGCCAAAACGGCGGCCCCGATTGTCGCATCACCGAGACAACGGTGTACACGGACGAAAATCGACCCTCCGTCGCCTACGCAATTGCCAATAAAACCGGGCCGATTGTGCCTGCGGAATTTGCAGAGGATTTTGAAACGGGAACCGATGCTTGGTCGAACAACGGGGGCGACTGGTCGGTCATCTCCAACGGAGATCACGCGTTTCAGGTCGACAACAGCTCAGGGACACGCTATGCCTTTACGGAGGGTCGGTACGTAAATGTCTCCGTTGAGACGAAATTAAAACTGGATCAATCCTACGCTCCAGATACCGGCATAGGCGTTATTGCTCGCTATACAGACAACGACAATGTCTATCGCTTTTTCCACAACAAGGAATCATGGAAGCTACTCAAGAGAGTCGGTGGAACAACCTCAATCTTGGCCGAAGGACCGAAGGCAATACTCACGCCGGGCACAGAGGTCGATGTGAAGTTTGTTGTCAACAACTCTTTGCTAGAGGGCTATGTCAACGGTGTACGACAATGCCGTGTCACCGATACCGATCTAGTATCGGGTCAATGCGGACTCTACAGTTTCAAATGCAAAGGTTCTTTTGACGATGTGGTTATCCGATTCATCGACTTGGATCTGCCGAGCGGAACTTTGACCGCTCGGTAAAACTCAGATCAAAACCGCTTGCCGGATCTACTTACCCATCGCCGACGAGAAAGAATATCGGTTTATCGACTACTCTTCCTGCGCCTGTAGCATCCACAAGTGTTTTTCGAGTGGTCCTGCAATGCCGATGCACATGTCTTCACTGACCGGGTCAAGATCGCCAAGTTTCTCGATAGCAGACCGCAGTTCATCGATCGTGGTTTTCATCGCATCGGCAACATGAGCAATCGTCGGTCCAGCCTTAAGAAAACCTTCAGGATACTGCTGCAAGTCGCTTGCCGACGCAACCGATCCAGAGCGACCATCGGGAGCGATGCCGAGCGTCGAAATGCGTTCAGCCACCTCGTCACTGGCCGCTCGTACGGTCGCGATGATTTCATCGAGTTGCAAATGAATACTGCGGAAGTTGGGTCCCACGACGCACCAGTGAGCCTGCTTCATCAACAGCGCTAAGTCGATCAGGTTGGTCAAATTGCGTTGCAGCAAAGAGGTGCATTCTTCGTTCTTTTCGTCATTGAGAACGTCGCGTTTGAATTGAGTTTGAATAGTCGTTGGCATCTTAGAGACTCCTATTGGGTGGATCGGATGAATGTTTCGGAAGCAGCTAAATGCATATTCCGTGCCAACTCCTAGCCCGAAGGCTGCCTACATGCTCGTTTTCGGCATGGAGCCTACGCACAAGCAACATGTGGCATGTAGAGGTGATCGATTCGCAGGCATTCTGTCAGATCCTCGAGCAATGCCATGCCAGTTCAGGATCGAAGCCAGCAAACCGAGTCTTCCTAAGGCGTCCTGGGAAACAATAAGCTTGCAAACGAAATGCCCTCTGCAAACGTTATTGTTTTGACGTCCTACGAAATCATCTCGGCAATTTTTTGTAACATCGCGGCGTTGTCGATAGGCTTGCTAAGGTAATCGTTACATCCGGCTTCGAGACATTCGTTCATATCGCCCTGCATTGCGTCGGCAGTCAGGGCGATAATTGGGCCAGCGTAGCCAAGCTGTCGTAATTTTCGAGCGGTTTCGTAACCGTCCAGGTTGGGCATCTGCATATCCAAGAGAATGAGATCAGGCAACTTGTTCCTTTCAATGGCCCCCACGATGTGCTCCACGGCGAGTTGCCCGTCCTCACATTCCTCGACCGTTGCCCCTGCTTTGGTCAGAATATGATTGCTGAGAAAGCGGATGTCGCGTCGGTCGTCCACGATCAAAACGTGGCAATTCAAAGCTTCAATAGCAGCAGCGTTTCCATTTTCGCTCGGTGACAATTCGCTTTTCCCCTCGCCGCTCGAATGATCCACCAGCGGTTGATCGGCGATGTCTCCCGTTGTGATTGAGACGGTGAACGTGCTGCCGACTTCCGGAGTACTGCTGGCCGTAATCTCACCGCCCAACATCTCTGCGAGTCTTTTGCTGATCGCCAACCCCAACCCTGTGCCGCCGAAATGTCGCGAAACGCTCGAGTCGCCTTGGGAAAATGGCTTGAACAGACGATCGAGCTGTTGCTGGTTCATACCGATGCCGGTGTCGACGACATCGAAGTGCAAAAAGCCTTTTGCAGGGGGGCAGAAGCCTTCCGATGTCTCGGAATTCGACAGGAGAGGCTGCGGCGTACCACTATCGAATCGGACCCGAATTTGGATGCGGCCTTCGCGAGTAAACTTGATTGCATTGCCGACCAAGTTGATCAAAACCTGCTTAAGCCGCTTAGCATCGGATTCAATCACTTGAGGCAATTTCCCATCGTACTCAACGGTTAGCGTCAATCCGCTTTCCTGGGCACGGACGTCCATGATGCTTCGGACGTCTTCGATCACTCTGGTCGGATCGAATCGCTCACGTTCGACTTCAAACTTGCCGGCTTCAATTTTGGACAGGTCCAAAATGTCGTTGATAATTTCCAGCAGGTAGTTACCGTTATGACGGATCGTTTGCAGGTATTGTTTCGCTTCCTCGGCGTGAACAAACTCTTTTAGCAAATCGGCGTAACCGAGAATTGCGGTCATGGGTGTGCGAATTTCGTGCGACATATTAGCGAGAAACTCGCTCTTGGCGGCGTTGGCGGCTTGGGCACGTTGTTCGCTCTCGCGTAGAGCGGCGGATTGATCATGTTCTTTGGTCGAATCCCAATTGACGCCATACATTTTGACCACGTTTCCAGCTCGGTTGCGGACCACTTCGCCCATGCCATTCATCCAACGCACTTCGCCGTCTGGCCGGATGATACGGAATTCGGCATCGTAGGAATCGCTTCCGTCCACGGCGGCCTGCCAATGCGACTTCAATTCATCGAGATCATCGGGGTGAACGATTGAAAACAACATTTCAGTGCTCGCTTCTTGCTCGGGATCAATACCAAGCAAATCATAGAGTTGCTCCGTCCAAATGCTCTTTTCGGGCGTCCATTCCCAGGCGGCCATTCCCCCAGCACGCATCGCCATTTCCATTCGGCGGGATGTTTCCTTCAACGAGCGTTCATAGGCAGCACGTTCACGGATGTCGACGCCTGATGGGATCAGATATTCCACCTCTCCGGCCTCGTTCTTCACAGGCGCAATCATGAAGTCGATCAAGACGCCTTCTTCACCATGAGCAAACAATGAAACGTCGAACCGCACAAATTCACCCGCCATCGCGCGATCCATCGCGTCACGCATCCTTTCGGCGACCTTCGGATCGTAGCTCCACCATGGTGTGTCGGTGAACCGCTTTCCGACGACTTCCTCGCGGCGAGTGCGTGCGATCTCGAGCGATCGGTCGTCGATTTCCAACAGAATACCGTTGCGATCAATCACACCGACTAACCCGAGTTGGTTATTGATCACGCGGCGTAGATGCGCTTCACGCTCGGCAAGCTGCCGAGTAAATCGCTTTGGTTCGGAAATGTCTTCAATCACCGAAATGAAATGAGCGGGCTGGCCTTTCAAATTACGGACCAGCGAGACGGTCAGCCGCGTCCACACATATTCACCGTCGCGACGGAGGTAGCGTTTCTCCATCGCATAATAATCGATTTCCCCCGCCAGCAATTTCTCTTTTTGGAAAGCATCTTCGTCGAATTCATCGGGATGCGTGATCTCTTGAAAATGTTTCTGCTGGAGTGTCTCGAGGTCGTAGCCGACAATCTCACAGAACCGTGCATTCGCGTTGATCCATCGGCCATCGAGCCCCACGTGCGCGATTCCGACAGCCGCGTTATCAAATGTGGCACGGAATCTTTCTTCGCTTTCTTGCAGTTCGGTAACATCGGTAAACGTCACTACCATGCCCCTTAAATCACCCGCATAAGATTGATAGGGCAAGACACGACGGATGAAAGATCGGCCCGATGAGGTGACCACCGTTGCTTTATCAACACTCCCTTCGTGTAGCGATTCCGGACTTGGTAGGGGTGGCATCAAAACGACGTTGGGAACAATCTGAGTGAGTGGGCGTCCAACGTCGGTGGGAATCAGACCATAGATTTCAGTCGCAGCGGGAGTGAAACTGCGAATGTTGAGATTTTCGTCGAGGAAAATGGTGGCAATGCGAGTGCTGCGAAGCAGGTTCTCCAGATCGTCGTGAGCGCGGGCCACGGCGTCACCACTCGTGCGAATTTCTTCCTTGGACGTTTCCAGCTCTTCGTTGGCCGATTGCAACTCCTCGTTCATCGACAAGAGCTCTTCGTTGGACGATTTTAACTCTTCGTTTGCAACCTCCATATCCTGCATCGTGCGTTCCAAATCGCTGCGCGTCGTTTCAAGCTCCCGTTCCATTTGAGCAATGATGGCATCGGCATCCTGGTTACCGGTCGCCGGCGAGTCGGTCATTTTATCGTCCTGCTCACGCCGGATCGGTTCTCCCACATCATGAAAGATGACCATCATCAATTCATCTTGCTCGCCCAACTGCGGCATCGGTTGCACGGTCAACATCACCGGCTGAATGCAATCGTTGTCGCGAATCGACAAGTTTTCATGCGTCACTTTCCTCCTCGCGTTGATTGCTTCATTGATCGCCGCGCGAAGGCCGATTCGCAAACCAGGCAATGCCATTTTGACGATATTGTTGTGAAAATCGCCGCCCGATACCGCCAAGTATTTCGAAATGCCGTCGGAAGCATTGAGCACCTGACCCGCTTCGTCGATCACCACCGCTTTTGGGGTGAACTCGTCAAGAAGAATGCGTTGCCGAATACTGTTCAGATCGACGGCTTCATCTGGCTGCTTGGCGCCGGAATGGATCGGCTTGACCTCACCGCCGCGGACGGCAAGCGTGCTGAGCGATCCCGTCGCCGTTCCTTTTCGCTGCGAGATTCGAAACTTGGAATCAAGGGCTCGGAACAGTTCACCATGCGATGAAATCGTTTCGCTCGGACCGAGAAACAGGAACCCAGAAGGTCGCAGCGCATAGTGAAAAAGTGGAATCAATTTTTCTTGCAGATGAGCTCCCAGGTAGATCAGTAGGTTGCGACACGAGATCAAATCTTGCCGTGAAAAAGGTGGATCACTGATCAGGTTGTGCTTGGAAAAGAGAACGCGTTCACGAACCTTCTTAATGACTTGATAGCGTTTGCCGCGTTTGACGAAGTAGGATTTGAGACGCTCGTGACTGACGCTTTCTTCAATTCCCGATGGATAAGTGGCCGCACGCGCGGTGTGCAATGCCCGTTCATCGATGTCGGTCGCAAAGATTTGAAACTCGGGTGGGTTGTCAAGCTTCGAACAATACTCGTGACACAGGATCGCAATGGAGTACGCTTCCTCGCCCGTGCTGCACCCAGCAACCCAAAGGCGAACAATGTCGTCGGGCCCTTTGTTTTCGAAAATACCCGGTAATACGCTCGACTGAAGGGCATCGAAAGCCTCCGGATCACGGAAGAACGCGGTCACACCGATCAACAACTCTCGAAACAACGCCTGAGCTTCGTCTTCATCACCTTGCAAATGCACCAGATACTCGCTGGCTGTCGCGATCTTCAAAACCTGCATCCGCCGCTGAATACGCCGCGTTAATGTGGCGATCTTGTAATGCTGAAAATTGTGACCGGTCACCGACAGCAAATGCTCGGTGATTCGTGGAATGGCCTCGCCGACCTGTTTGTGAACCTTTTCGACCATGGCGTCGCCACCAAACTCGTTCACATGTTCGGCGTAACGTAGCAATTCAGCCGCGATTTCACTGGGGCGGCAAACATAATCGGCTACGCCGGTTGTGGCCGCGCTACGAGGCATGCTGTCGAACTTGGCGGACGTGGCATCCTGGGCAAACGTCAAACCGCCCGCGTCGCTGATCGCCTTTAAACCCACGGTCCCGTCGCTACCAGCACCCGATAACACGACGCCAACCGCCCGATCACCTTGGTCGCGGGCCAACGCATGAAAGAAATAGTCGATCGCCGCAAGCGGACTTTGCCCTGTTTCAAGCATCGTCGGCCGCACGGCTCCGTTCTTGACATCCAAGTACTGCTTAGCCGGTGCGAGATAGATGTGACCCGGCCTGAGTTTCTTTCGTCCGGAAAGTTCCACAACGGGCATCTGCGTCGTCGAGGCGAGCAGATCACTCAGCAACGATTCACTCTGCGGGTCGATGTGTTGGACAAAGATGATAGCAAATTGCTCACTGGTTCCCACATGCTCCAGTAGCTCTTGAAACGCCTCGAAACCACCAGCCGATGCGCCCACGCCAACGATGAGTGTCTGTGCTTTTTTCTTGTGATCTATCATGCTTGCTCGTTTACCGACTTAACCCGAAGAGGCTGCGATTTATTGGTAGCGAAACTCGGCAAGAGTTTAGTCAACGGTCAAAAGAACGTCCAATCGCCTAAAGTCTTGGCGACTTTCACGACTCGATAGGACGCGATTCAACCCGGTTTCTGAAAACTCACTGCCTTGACGGGATGGAAGAATTTCTAGCCTATCGATGCCAGTTTGGATACCGACTTCGGTCGGCTGTTCTGTTCGCGTCTCTCGAGACAGTTGACGCATGACATTCCGGGCAGCCTCCAGATTCCTAAACCGCCCGTCGGCTCCATGGATGTCTGCCGCTAACGAAACGGTGGTCGCGTTTAGCTGTGCTGAATACAGAATAAATAGCACAATTGTGGTCCGATGCAACGCAGACATTTCAAGTGCACGATAGGTTCTGATCTGTTCTTGCATGAACCAACTCCGTTTTGAGACTGAAATCCACGAATGCTGACGACACGAGGGCCTAATCCGAACAAACCTACCATTTTTAGGGCGTCAAAAGAATGGCTTGTGCACCCATTCATTGCCCCCATTCATGATTATTGACTCCAGGTGCTGAGTGCCAAATCAACGAGGTCGCCTTGCGGCTGATAGTGAACAAAAACCCAGAACCTCTTATTAATGACTGGCAAGCTATCGAACATAAACGTGTCCGCTGTCATGGAAACGAAGGAATCCGTCGGAGAGACGTTTAGCCCGGATTATTCATGGGCTTGCAGACTGTTTTTCGAGCAATGAACGTAAACGCTTTAAGGCGTAGACGTTAGAAAAACAATTTGCAAGCCCATGAATCATCCGGGCTAGTGCCAATCGATACGAGCTTCTCTTGATTCCAGATCAATCCAGACATGGGCGTGTTCAAAGTCACGCTCCAACACCCAGCCGTCTTGCTTGGCATCGGCCAGAGGGGGGCCTAGTTTCTTGTCCAACTCCGGATACCACTCCATGCAGCCAAGCCTCATGCGATAGCCCCAGTTGTAGACGAAATAGGAATGTTCTTGGGCGCCCACGAGAAAGGCCGCTAGTGCAAAGGTGATGTT is part of the Novipirellula aureliae genome and harbors:
- a CDS encoding Dps family protein; the encoded protein is MPTTIQTQFKRDVLNDEKNEECTSLLQRNLTNLIDLALLMKQAHWCVVGPNFRSIHLQLDEIIATVRAASDEVAERISTLGIAPDGRSGSVASASDLQQYPEGFLKAGPTIAHVADAMKTTIDELRSAIEKLGDLDPVSEDMCIGIAGPLEKHLWMLQAQEE
- a CDS encoding chemotaxis protein CheB, which codes for MIDHKKKAQTLIVGVGASAGGFEAFQELLEHVGTSEQFAIIFVQHIDPQSESLLSDLLASTTQMPVVELSGRKKLRPGHIYLAPAKQYLDVKNGAVRPTMLETGQSPLAAIDYFFHALARDQGDRAVGVVLSGAGSDGTVGLKAISDAGGLTFAQDATSAKFDSMPRSAATTGVADYVCRPSEIAAELLRYAEHVNEFGGDAMVEKVHKQVGEAIPRITEHLLSVTGHNFQHYKIATLTRRIQRRMQVLKIATASEYLVHLQGDEDEAQALFRELLIGVTAFFRDPEAFDALQSSVLPGIFENKGPDDIVRLWVAGCSTGEEAYSIAILCHEYCSKLDNPPEFQIFATDIDERALHTARAATYPSGIEESVSHERLKSYFVKRGKRYQVIKKVRERVLFSKHNLISDPPFSRQDLISCRNLLIYLGAHLQEKLIPLFHYALRPSGFLFLGPSETISSHGELFRALDSKFRISQRKGTATGSLSTLAVRGGEVKPIHSGAKQPDEAVDLNSIRQRILLDEFTPKAVVIDEAGQVLNASDGISKYLAVSGGDFHNNIVKMALPGLRIGLRAAINEAINARRKVTHENLSIRDNDCIQPVMLTVQPMPQLGEQDELMMVIFHDVGEPIRREQDDKMTDSPATGNQDADAIIAQMERELETTRSDLERTMQDMEVANEELKSSNEELLSMNEELQSANEELETSKEEIRTSGDAVARAHDDLENLLRSTRIATIFLDENLNIRSFTPAATEIYGLIPTDVGRPLTQIVPNVVLMPPLPSPESLHEGSVDKATVVTSSGRSFIRRVLPYQSYAGDLRGMVVTFTDVTELQESEERFRATFDNAAVGIAHVGLDGRWINANARFCEIVGYDLETLQQKHFQEITHPDEFDEDAFQKEKLLAGEIDYYAMEKRYLRRDGEYVWTRLTVSLVRNLKGQPAHFISVIEDISEPKRFTRQLAEREAHLRRVINNQLGLVGVIDRNGILLEIDDRSLEIARTRREEVVGKRFTDTPWWSYDPKVAERMRDAMDRAMAGEFVRFDVSLFAHGEEGVLIDFMIAPVKNEAGEVEYLIPSGVDIRERAAYERSLKETSRRMEMAMRAGGMAAWEWTPEKSIWTEQLYDLLGIDPEQEASTEMLFSIVHPDDLDELKSHWQAAVDGSDSYDAEFRIIRPDGEVRWMNGMGEVVRNRAGNVVKMYGVNWDSTKEHDQSAALRESEQRAQAANAAKSEFLANMSHEIRTPMTAILGYADLLKEFVHAEEAKQYLQTIRHNGNYLLEIINDILDLSKIEAGKFEVERERFDPTRVIEDVRSIMDVRAQESGLTLTVEYDGKLPQVIESDAKRLKQVLINLVGNAIKFTREGRIQIRVRFDSGTPQPLLSNSETSEGFCPPAKGFLHFDVVDTGIGMNQQQLDRLFKPFSQGDSSVSRHFGGTGLGLAISKRLAEMLGGEITASSTPEVGSTFTVSITTGDIADQPLVDHSSGEGKSELSPSENGNAAAIEALNCHVLIVDDRRDIRFLSNHILTKAGATVEECEDGQLAVEHIVGAIERNKLPDLILLDMQMPNLDGYETARKLRQLGYAGPIIALTADAMQGDMNECLEAGCNDYLSKPIDNAAMLQKIAEMIS